One window from the genome of Hoplias malabaricus isolate fHopMal1 chromosome 18, fHopMal1.hap1, whole genome shotgun sequence encodes:
- the plk2a gene encoding serine/threonine-protein kinase PLK2, which produces MDILRTITQQPGNNSKMCEHTHSRASETRRGKLEESSHATQEMSRIISDSTTGKCYCRGKVLGKGGFAKCYEFTDLTSGKVYAVKIIPHTRVSKPHQREKIDREIELHRTLYHKHIVQFYHHFEDKDNIYILLEYCSRRSLAHILKARKVLTEPEVRYYLRQIVSGLKYLHEQEILHRDLKLGNFFINEAMELKIGDFGLAAKLEPVENRRRTICGTPNYLSPEVLNKQGHGCESDIWALGCVMYTMLLGRPPFETTNLKETYRCIREARYSMPSTLTPQAKHLISSMLAKCPEDRPRLDDILRHDFFSQGFTPDRLSSSCCHTAPDLQHTSPAKSFFKKAAAALFGGKKDKAKYLESLNKLAKEEEDIQRLRHDFMKASISNQPCRQVPEDKPPVPPTGKPIVAAKDGGNKQQIRDTIRMIVRGTLGSCSSSSECLEDSTMGTVADSVARVLGGCLENMPEANDIPKESLSCSFQWVTKWVDYSNKYGFGYQLSDHTVGVLFNNGTHMSLLSDKKTVHYYAELGQCTVFSTSEAPEQFVGQVTILKYFAHYMEENLMDGGDLPNVMDISKPRLYLLQWLKSDRALMMLFNDGTFQVNFYHDHTKIILCSQSEEYLLTYINEDRVSTTLRLSTLLRSGCSSDLRSRMEYALNMLLQRCN; this is translated from the exons ATGGATATACTCAGGACTATCACCCAGCAGCCTGGAAATAACAGCAAAATGTGTGAACATACCCACAGCAGAGCTTCTGAGACGAGACGCGGGAAACTGGAGGAAAGCTCACATGCCACACAGGAGATGTCTCGGATTATATCAGATTCCACTACTGGGAAATGCTACTGCAGAGGAAAAGTTCTTGGCAAG GGTGGTTTTGCCAAGTGCTATGAGTTTACAGACCTGACCTCAGGCAAAGTCTATGCTGTGAAAATCATTCCACACACACGTGTCTCCAAACCTCACCAAAGGGAAAAG attGACAGAGAAATTGAACTGCACAGAACCCTATATCACAAACACATTGTCCAGTTCTACCACCATTTTGAAGACAAAGACAATATCTACATTCTTCTCGAGTACTGTAGTAGACGA TCGTTGGCACACATTCTGAAAGCTCGCAAGGTGCTCACAGAACCAGAGGTCAGGTACTATTTAAGACAGATTGTGAGCGGACTGAAGTACCTACACGAACAGGAAATCCTCCATAGAGACCTTAAATTAG GCAACTTTTTCATTAATGAAGCAATGGAGCTGAAAATAGGAGATTTTGGTCTGGCAGCCAAGCTAGAACCCGTTGAGAATCGGAGAAGAACCATATGTGGCACCCCAAACTACCTGTCTCCAGAAGTCCTTAACAAGCAAGGCCATGGCTGTGAATCAGACATCTGGGCTCTCGGCTGTGTCAT GTACACTATGCTCTTGGGCAGGCCTCCGTTTGAAACCACCAATCTGAAGGAGACGTATCGGTGTATTCGGGAGGCGCGCTATTCAATGCCCTCCACATTGACGCCCCAGGCAAAGCATCTTATTAGCAGCATGCTGGCCAAATGCCCCGAGGATAGACCAAGACTAGATGATATACTCAGACATGACTTCTTCAGCCAG GGTTTCACTCCAGATAGGCTGTCTTCCAGCTGCTGCCACACTGCCCCGGACCTACAGCACACTAGCCCTGCCAAGAGTTTCTTCAAGAAAGCTGCCGCTGCTCTATTTGGTGGCAAGAAGGACAAAGCCAAGTACCTTGAATCGTTAA ATAAACTAGCAAAAGAGGAAGAGGACATCCAAAGGCTGCGACATGACTTTATGAAGGCCTCAATCAGTAATCAGCCCTGCAGACAAGTTCCTGAG GACAAACCTCCAGTCCCACCTACTGGAAAGCCAATTGTAGCTGCCAAAGACGGAGGCAACAAACAGCAAATCCGTGACACCATCCGCATGATTGTGCGAGGCACGCTGGGAAGCTGTAGCAGCAGCAGTGAAT GCCTGGAGGACAGCACAATGGGGACTGTAGCAGACTCTGTTGCTAGAGTACTCGGAGGCTGCCTGGAGAATATGCCAGAAG CTAATGACATTCCAAAAGAGAGCCTGAGCTGCAGTTTCCAGTGGGTGACTAAGTGGGTGGACTACTCTAACAAGTACGGATTTGGCTACCAGCTATCGGACCACACAGTCGGCGTCCTTTTTAATAACGGCACCCATATGAGCCTGCTGTCTGATAAGAA GACAGTGCATTACTATGCAGAACTGGGCCAGTGCACAGTCTTCTCCACCAGTGAGGCCCCAGAGCAGTTTGTTGGCCAGGTCACCATCCTCAAGTACTTTGCACATTACATGGAGGAAAACCTTATGGAT GGTGGTGACTTACCTAATGTGATGGACATCAGCAAACCCAGGTTATATCTCCTGCAGTGGCTCAAGTCTGACCGTGCACTCATGATGCTCTTCAATGATGGCACTTTTCAG GTGAACTTCTACCACGACCACACCAAGATCATCCTGTGTAGCCAGAGTGAGGAGTATCTGCTGACATACATCAATGAGGATCGCGTGTCCACCACATTACGCCTCAGCACACTACTTCGCTCTGGTTGCTCTTCAGATTTGCGCAGCCGAATGGAGTACGCCCTCAACATGCTGCTGCAGAGATGCAACTGA